A region from the Fusarium musae strain F31 chromosome 1, whole genome shotgun sequence genome encodes:
- a CDS encoding hypothetical protein (EggNog:ENOG41): MLTDTETADRDNLADYLDRLDIEDEVCPESQLIRGNIEKSKESDDESDDVGRISYYTGRHIYLERREVFLETDEPDIHNSQSVFLAHGNNQILQLDKLPSMVNDFDLIRKHTIEIIRTTDAMTIERSIRLGYLSDQAIDLSKLQERCYKAVQAAFMATDSACEDPKDLEEDTLTPEEGAEAKVKPDQASYCCFIALNMASRVLEASTAREMAHKVCSGANLDDLIFNIEIFKPLTQSEPWEADVPDKPGYHHLYALLGCLMATAYVHQSFAIETFYLDRAIANLDIAVLKMPNNPFEEFRHYLQTVRKKVQRLQVFFQRIEMEDDQSINSVLCAVCIQLMPVIGFHETNYPYHNMDFESICRKAVLRCRACTLFRDTTASMYPLFKMSWPEIQEINYSNRSVGRRWFGETDDLLADLRWGLDGALRIELIARRAYMEENFYATYELYCLPGVPPPWKIIGTGTHVQYDVNSSETWDMIRSWIGDCINDHENCKVESEDRPFPSRLVSVGDEDIEPHLFITNPDDNGRYIALSHCWGDNMPLKTTKASFTEFCHSIGFARFPKTFQEAIIVCRKLNIEYLWIDSLCIIQDDEHDWAVESPKMCDVYQNAYLTIAAAAAHNSSEGLFHQRPFSLRKSFPTVSKYDGNVEEVEIFARPWDSQWHWQNSIGDGPGCRDTNPLETRAWTLQEHVLSRRILRFAAHELVWHCRTAHLCECRPGSHVTKGPLGLINLEDWKLGEDSNDDWRILGPFIVWMNIIGPFTRRAITRDTDRLPAVSGVAAALAPFIKTEYIAGRRYAGTWKRGQLPDMKHTMRRRGLGPLS, encoded by the exons ATGTTGACAGACACAGAAACTGCTGATAGAGACAACCTGGCAGACTACCTAGACCGATTGGacattgaagatgaagtctgCCCAGAGTCTCAGTTGATACGCGGGAACATAGAGAAGTCTAAAgaaagtgatgatgagagcgaCGATGTGGGGAGAATCTCGTACTACACGGGACGTCATATCTATCTTGAGAGACGCGAGGTCTTCCTCGAAACAGATGAACCAGATATACACAATTCTCAGAGCGTTTTCCTAGCACACGGGAATAATCAGATTCTGCAGCTTGATAAGCTTCCCTCCATGGTCAATGACTTTGATCTCATACGAAAGCACACCATCGAGATCATTAGGACGACTGACGCTATGACGATCGAGCGGTCTATCAGGCTCGGATACCTCAGCGATCAGGCAATAGATCTTTCCAAACTTCAGGAGAGATGCTATAAAGCAGTTCAGGCTGCTTTCATGGCTACAGACTCTGCCTGCGAAGACCccaaggatcttgaagaggatACTTTGACACCGGAAGAAGGAGCAGAGGCCAAAGTTAAGCCAGATCAAGCCTCTTATTGCTGCTTTATAGCCCTTAACATGGCTTCACGTGTACTAGAAGCTTCGACAGCAAGGGAAATGGCTCACAAGGTCTGTAGTGGTGCCAATTTGGATGATCTTATCTTTAACATCGAAATATTTAAGCCACTAACCCAAAGCGAGCCATGGGAAGCGGATGTGCCAGATAAGCCGGGGTACCATCATTTGTATGCACTATTGGGGTGTCTCATGGCTACAGCGTATGTCCACCAGTCCTTCGCTATTGAGACCTTCTATCTCGACCGAGCGATTGCCAACCTCGACATCGCAGTACTGAAGATGCCAAACAACCCCTTCGAGGAATTTCGGCACTACCTACAAACGGTACGGAAGAAGGTACAGCGATTGCAGGTCTTCTTTCAACGCattgagatggaagatgacCAATCGATAAACTCCGTTCTCTGCGCTGTCTGCATACAGCTAATGCCTGTTATTGGATTTCATGAGACTAATTATCCGTACCACAACATGGACTTTGAGTCGATTTGCAGGAAAGCCGTGCTCAGGTGCAGAGCCTGTACTCTGTTCAGAGATACCACCGCCTCGATGTACCCGCTATTCAAAATGTCGTGGCCAGAAATTCAGGAAATTAACTACAGCAATCGATCCGTTGGTCGGCGTTGGTTCGGAGAGACTGATGACCTCCTAGCTGACCTCCGGTGGGGTCTAGATGGAGCGCTCAGGATTGAGCTTATTGCTCGCCGTGCTTACATGGAAGAGAATTTCTATGCCACATATGAATTGTACTGCTTACCAG GAGTTCCACCTCCTTGGAAAATCATTGGAACGGGAACACATGTTCAGTATGATGTTAACTCGTCGGAAACCTGGGACATGATACGAAGCTGGATCGGAGATTGTATCAATGACCACGAGAATTGCAAAGTTGAGAGCGAGGATCGGCCGTTTCCGAGCCGTCTCGTCTCTGTTGGGGATGAAGACATAGAGCCTCATCTGTTTATAACCAACCCCGACGACAACGGCCGATACATTGCTCTAAGCCATTGCTGGGGTGATAATATGCCTCTCAAGACCACCAAAGCTAGCTTCACTGAGTTTTGCCACAGCATCGGCTTCGCCCGGTTTCCAAAAACATTCCAAGAGGCGATCATTGTTTGTCGGAAGCTCAACATCGAGTACCTATGGATAGACTCACTATGTATCATCCAAGATGATGAGCACGATTGGGCTGTTGAGTCTCCCAAGATGTGCGATGTATATCAGAATGCGTATCTCACGATCGCTGCCGCCGCAGCACATAACAGCAGCGAAGGGCTGTTCCACCAACGACCTTTTAGCCTTCGAAAGTCATTCCCAACTGTCTCTAAATATGATGGCAatgttgaagaggttgagatcTTCGCCAGGCCGTGGGATTCACAATGGCATTGGCAGAATAGCATTGGCGATGGCCCAGGGTGCCGTGACACCAACCCTCTTGAGACGAGAGCTTGGACGTTACAGGAGCACGTACTATCACGCCGAATCCTCCGTTTTGCTGCTCACGAGCTAGTTTGGCATTGTCGCACGGCGCATCTCTGCGAGTGTCGTCCAGGGTCACATGTAACTAAAGGGCCGCTCGGGCTCATCAACCTGGAGGACTGGAAATTAGGCGAAGATTCCAATGATGACTGGCGGATTCTGGGGCCATTCATTGTGTGGATGAATATCATCGGTCCATTTACCAGGCGTGCTATCACCCGCGATACAGATCGACTACCAGCTGTCTCAGGGGTAGCTGCTGCACTTGCACCTTTCATCAAGACAGAGTATATCGCGG GACGAAGATATGCTGGCACGTGGAAGAGGGGTCAACTTCCAGACATGAAGCATACTATGCGCCGACGTGGTCTTGGGCCTCTGTCATAG
- a CDS encoding hypothetical protein (EggNog:ENOG41): protein MPLPEPRELTPRVCELSSCSEADTDLLKRCSSCKAVYYCGASHQTADRSHHKNGCTIIKKSRKAVEKEEQELRDHPGDMFTPPNIFENGVGHFWGIHETRAYMRARYHMVDVLLQVYGAPGGKIDAVQEALDHLLDMLRLCRGDNMGVRDLVPHLYIRLNRDQEAYDFVKWYATTGSESTYDWGDMDQPYLDIRDADVLEEPLETWSNGKYLSLGHVAAVTLIKARILFELQSAQNAARALNGTIPPEIVGLIRGELVGSAVASRSDILLGSTEHLSKLIKKVKDQIVKLYRSVNEYNPHFWRLMLSSPVSAASQRPGMYSHETKEEACLMIGYCLASWVETPGAFQLMNDLSQTV, encoded by the coding sequence ATGCCATTGCCAGAACCACGCGAGCTCACTCCTCGAGTCTGCGAGTTGTCAAGCTGTAGCGAGGCAGACACAGATCTCCTGAAGCGCTGCTCAAGCTGCAAGGCGGTGTACTACTGCGGAGCATCCCATCAAACCGCTGACCGAAGTCATCACAAAAATGGCTGCACCATCATCAAAAAGTCACGCAAGGCGGTagagaaggaggagcaaGAGCTTCGCGATCATCCAGGAGATATGTTCACCCCTCCGAATATCTTTGAGAATGGCGTTGGGCATTTTTGGGGTATTCATGAGACACGTGCGTATATGCGTGCGCGGTATCATATGGTCGACGTGTTGCTCCAGGTTTATGGCGCACCAGGCGGGAAGATTGATGCTGTTCAAGAGGCATTGGACCATCTTCTTGATATGCTTCGTCTCTGTCGGGGCGACAACATGGGTGTGAGGGATCTTGTGCCGCATTTGTACATCCGCCTCAACAGGGATCAGGAAGCCTACGATTTCGTCAAGTGGTACGCGACCACCGGCTCAGAGTCGACGTACGATTGGGGCGACATGGACCAGCCATATCTCGATATCAGGGACGCGGATGTTTTGGAGGAACCACTGGAGACTTGGTCAAATGGCAAATATCTCAGCTTAGGCCACGTTGCAGCTGTCACGCTTATCAAAGCGAGGATTCTGTTTGAATTGCAGTCTGCTCAGAACGCCGCCAGGGCCCTCAACGGTACCATCCCACCAGAGATCGTGGGACTCATCCGCGGCGAGCTTGTCGGCAGTGCTGTGGCCTCGCGTTCTGATATCCTCCTGGGTAGCACAGAACATCTGTCTAAGCTCATCAAAAAGGTTAAGGATCAGATTGTCAAGCTTTACAGATCTGTGAATGAGTATAACCCGCACTTCTGGCGCTTAATGTTGAGTAGTCCAGTATCGGCCGCGTCTCAAAGGCCCGGAATGTACTCGCACGAAACGAAGGAGGAAGCTTGTCTGATGATTGGATACTGTCTTGCTTCCTGGGTTGAGACACCTGGGGCCTTCCAGTTGATGAATGATTTGAGTCAGACTGTTTAG